A part of Arachis hypogaea cultivar Tifrunner chromosome 12, arahy.Tifrunner.gnm2.J5K5, whole genome shotgun sequence genomic DNA contains:
- the LOC112729733 gene encoding uncharacterized protein, which yields MIAAELPVMPDGKFTMGMEFSSREAVIKAMKDYTICRGVDYRVHESEPTTFYAKCTQYGAGCDWLIRVSKMSKKFCWEIRRYNGSHTCTRATIFQDHSKLDSNTVAEAIKPLVEVDPSIKVKSVIAEVQAKFNYIISYRKAWLAKQKAVESIFRGWKASYEALPIWFEAMCHKEPSAVVHSETMPVYQGDDLVPNIRVLHRVFWSYYPCIRAFRHCKPIVQVDGTHLYGKYKGCLLVAVLQDGNKNIVPIAFAIVEGETSEAWHFFLSNLRQHVVTRDGVCLISDRHDSIRSAIARSNGAWSPPKAFHMFCIRHIESNFLRKFKALHLQKLIVNIGYSRTVRKYETHYQRLRKRGKAYTNWLDRIPREHGQQVTSKLVALTDRMRYLKCVSVPVVWSMQWTSVDNGVTVVNFKLTGFRVDMCLLVVQTSGRFSRSQLRHRHRTIR from the exons ATGATTGCAGCAGAGCTTCCCGTTATGCCAGATGGTAAATTTACTATGGGAATGGAATTCAGTTCTAGGGAGGCAGTAATTAAGGCGATGAAAGATTATACAATCTGTAGAGGTGTAGATTATCGGGTGCATGAGTCAGAACCGACGACATTCTATGCTAAATGCACCCAGTATGGCGCAGGATGTGATTGGCTGATCAGGGTGAGCAAAATGTCCAAAAAGTTCTGTTGGGagataaggaggtacaatggTAGTCACACATGTACTAGGGCCACCATTTTTCAAGATCATTCAAAGCTAGATTCTAACACagttgcagaagcaataaagccattGGTAGAAGTTGACCCGTCTATAAAAGTGAAATCAGTGATTGCGGAAGTACAGGCAAAGTTTAACTACATTATAAGTTATCGCAAAGCATGGTTGGCAAAACAGAAGGCAGTGGAGTCAATTTTCAGAGGTTGGAAAGCTTCCTACGAAGCCTTGccgatatggtttgaggccatgtgtcacaagGAGCCATCCGCAGTCGTTCATTCTGAAACAATGCCTGTGTATCAGGGAGATGACTTGGTTCCTAATATTCGTGTACTACACcgagtcttctggagttattacccttgtATTAGAGCATTCAGACATTGCAAGCCAATAGTGCAGGTAGACGGAACTCATTTGTATGGAAAATACAAGGGTTGTTTGTTGGTTGCAGTCTTACAGGATGGCAACAAGAACATCGTACCTATTGCATTTGCGATAGTTGAGGGAGAGACATCTGAGGCTTGGCACTTTTTTCTTAGTAACTTGCGACAGCATGTTGTGACACGTGATGGTGTGTGCCTTATCTCCGATCGGCACGATTCCATTAGGTCAGCTATTGCTCGTAGTAACGGAGCTTGGTCTCCTCCCAAAGCATTCCACATGTTCTGCATCAGACATATAGAGTCCAATTTTTTGAGGAAGTTCAAGGCTCTGCATCTGCAGAAGCTTATCGTCAACATCG GATACTCGCGAACAGTTCGCAAGTACGAGACGCATTATCAGCGTTTACGCAAGCGGGGTAAGGCTTATACCAACTGGTTGGATCGGATTCCACGTGAGCA CGGGCAGCAGGTAACATCCAAGTTAGTTGCTTTGACCGACAGAATGAGGTATTTGAAGTGCGTGAGTGTCCCAGTGGTGTGGAGTATGCAGTGGACCTCCGTCGACAACGGTGTGACTGTGGTGAATTTCAAGTTGACCGGCTTCCGTGTTGACATGTGTTTGCTTGTTGTGCAAACCAGCGGCCGATTCTCAcgctcccagttacgccaccGACATCGGACAATTCGATAA